Below is a window of Lacibacter sp. H407 DNA.
ACCATGTTAAGAAATAAAATGTTTTTTCCCAACCCGGTTTGGCCGTGTACATCTGGTGGGAAGCATAACGATGGAGAAAGAATGAGTGGAAGAACAAACTTAAAAACCAATGCAATGTAAAAAACAAGAGAATCGCTGTCATGAGAAACGTAAATAGAATAAATGAAATAAGGTTGCAAAGAAAGCATATAAAAAGCACACAACATGAACTGTAGAAAAACAAGACGAAGTTTTGACCCAATTACTCAACACTCAGTCGTAAAAGCAAACAACTGTGTGTTAAAAACTGGTGGTAACTATCTGTTCACTTGCCAATTACAATCACTAACTTTCTGCAACAGAACCCCACCCCGTTGATTGCTTGCACTTAGTTCCACCCCCATTGATTGCTGCCACTTCTATTTTTTTACTCAAAACCAACCACACATGAAACATGTTTTCCTGGTAGCCAGCATTATTGGCCTTATGCTTGCGTGCAACAACGAAACAGAAACTCCAACAGATGCGGCCACAGCACCTGCTGCAACAACAACTCCCCCCGATCTTCCGTACACTGCCATGTATTCCAGCAGTTGGGATACCAATGTATCGGATACTGATTTGAAAACGGTGCTGCAGAGTTATAAAGACTGGGCCGATGGAAACCTCGATGGCGTGATGCGTGCCATGGGCGATTCGGTTTGGGTAGATGGAAGCGATGGTGTTAGTGCCAATTATTCCAATGCCGATCTGCGGAAACGTTGGGCACCATCACGTGACAGTCTCAGCTCTGTAGAAATTCAAATGGATGCCTGGCATAAAATGCGCAGCGAAAAACAGAAAGACAGTATTGTGGTGGTGTGGTATAAACAAATTGATACCTACAAAAGCGGACGAGTTGATTCGGCGCATTACCATGATATCAATATGGTAAAGGGCGGAAAAATTGTTTGGTACAGCCAGTACAAACGCCCGCTGCTTAAAAAGTAACTACGAACCCAACCAGTATATGAAGCAGCAGCCAAGTGGTTGCTGTTTTTTTGTGCCACCGAGGTCCGGCTCTGCCGGTCATATTCCTGCTGCCCAACCTTCCTGTCATCCCGACCGGTCCCGCAATCGGCGGGAGGCACGAGGGATCTGATCTGTTGAAAAATGTTTTGCCGTCGATGAACACAAAAGAACACAGATAAAAAACAGCCAATAACAGCAAGCAGTAAGTACGGTCGGCCCGGCTCTGCCGGTCTGAACGCTTGAAGAAACTTCCACGCCGAGTTCACTTAGTTGGCAGAGAAAAATCCCTTTGCGCCCTCATCCTCTCTGCATGAAAAACAATCAATAGTAGTACGGTCGGGACGGTTTCACCGGCCTGAACGCTTGCAACAACCCGACTTGAATTTGCTTTGCCTCTTGCCAATTGTTACTTACATCTTACTGCTTGTCCCTTGAATATTGCACATTGTCTATTGCCCATTGCTCCTCACTTCTCTTTTCTACCTTTAGCCAATGGCCGATGTACATACCAAAGCACAACGCAGCTACAACATGAGCCGCATCAAAGGCAAAAACACAAAGCCCGAACTGCTGGTGCGGAAATATTTACATGCACAGGGCTTTCGTTACAAACTGCACGACAAAACTTTACCCGGCAAGCCCGATCTCGTATTACCTAAATACAACACCGCCATCTTCATACACGGCTGCTTCTGGCACGGACACGCAAACTGTAAATATTTTACCATTCCCAAAACAAGAACCGATTGGTGGATGGATAAGATCAATAAGAATCGTACGAATGATGTAAAAGCAATGAAGCTGCTGAAGGAAGATGGATGGAAAATAATTACGATCTGGGAATGCAAACTAAAACCTGCTAAGCTTGAACAAACACTTGCCGCTCTGGTAAAAAAACTCTCCTGATTAATTACTCCCACAAACTGAACGTGACTTAAAGGCAAATGTACTTTACGTCACATGCTTTACTATTGTTTTCATGGATATGAAAACCAAAATTGGTTTGCGCATTAAAGAACTACGCACCGATCAAAATCTCACACAGGAAGAAGTTGCATGGAAAGCAGAGGTAGACAGAACATTTATGAACCATGTTGAAAATGGTAAACGCAATGTTTCTGTTGATACACTTTCAAAAATTATCTGCAACGGATTAGAAACAAGTTTCAAGGATTTTTTTCACACAGAACTATTTAACGGGAAAAGGAAAAGCAAATGAAAACAATCGAAAAACCAATATTGGTTAGCGCAAAAATTTATATAGTAGCAGAGAAGCTTTGGAAAGTAGCTCTTTTTGGTCCTGATAATTACCAGGCAGCAGTCATAAGTCATTACGTAAAAACAAAAGAGAAGAAACTTAAAAAGCCTGCAATTGCATTTGCAAAGGAATTGCTGACAGGATATTTTGAAGAGAACGAAATTTCAAATGCTGTTGCTGAGCAGGCATTACAATATTTAATAAAATTCAACGACGATATCCCGTTTCCCACACCTCCTAAACCAAAATTTAAATTCATCGATTTATTCGCCGGGATTGGAGGTTTCAGACTTGCTATGCAAAATTTAGGAGGTGAGTGTGTTTTCTCTTCTGAGTGGGATAAAGAAGCTCAAAAAACTTACTACGCAAACTTTGGTGAAATTCCGTTTGGAGATATTACTAAAGAAGAAACAAAAAAATGGATTCCAAAAGAGTTTGATGTTCTCTGCGCAGGCTTTCCATGTCAGGCATTTTCAATTGCCGGTAAGCGGGGAGGTTTTAATGACACAAGAGGAACACTTTTCTATGATGTTGCAGAAATAATACGAAGACATAAACCTAAAGCTATTTTTCTGGAAAATGTAAAAGGGCTTGTTAGCCATGATAAGAGAAAAACGCTTGAAACAATTCTTTACGTACTAAGGGAAGAGTTAAAGTATTATGTCCCCGATCCTGAAATTTTAAATGCAAAATATTTTGGTGTGCCACAAAATCGAGAAAGGATTTTTATTGTTGGCTTCAAAAAAGAGCTAGGCGTTAAAGATTTTGAATATCCAGAACAAAAAGAAATAACCGCAGCAGTAGAAGATATTTTAGAAAAGAAAGTTGTGAATGCAAAATACTACATGTCAACTCAGTATTTGAAAACTCTTGTTGAACATAAGGCAAGACATGAAAGTAAGGGTAACGGTTTTGGCTATG
It encodes the following:
- a CDS encoding DNA cytosine methyltransferase, with the protein product MKTIEKPILVSAKIYIVAEKLWKVALFGPDNYQAAVISHYVKTKEKKLKKPAIAFAKELLTGYFEENEISNAVAEQALQYLIKFNDDIPFPTPPKPKFKFIDLFAGIGGFRLAMQNLGGECVFSSEWDKEAQKTYYANFGEIPFGDITKEETKKWIPKEFDVLCAGFPCQAFSIAGKRGGFNDTRGTLFYDVAEIIRRHKPKAIFLENVKGLVSHDKRKTLETILYVLREELKYYVPDPEILNAKYFGVPQNRERIFIVGFKKELGVKDFEYPEQKEITAAVEDILEKKVVNAKYYMSTQYLKTLVEHKARHESKGNGFGYEILNKDGVANAIVVGGMGRERNLVIDKRLKNFTPTTKIKGEVNREGVRRLTPREWARLQGFPDHYVIDKVADASAYKQFGNSVAVPAIQATAELVIEKIQKHLK
- a CDS encoding very short patch repair endonuclease, with protein sequence MADVHTKAQRSYNMSRIKGKNTKPELLVRKYLHAQGFRYKLHDKTLPGKPDLVLPKYNTAIFIHGCFWHGHANCKYFTIPKTRTDWWMDKINKNRTNDVKAMKLLKEDGWKIITIWECKLKPAKLEQTLAALVKKLS
- a CDS encoding helix-turn-helix transcriptional regulator, with the protein product MDMKTKIGLRIKELRTDQNLTQEEVAWKAEVDRTFMNHVENGKRNVSVDTLSKIICNGLETSFKDFFHTELFNGKRKSK